From Streptomyces zhihengii, the proteins below share one genomic window:
- a CDS encoding SWIM zinc finger family protein: MTPRPGGPRRSALRAHPSHDDLRRTFSAAELAGDLPPATWWGHAWVEALEDTALDPARLERGRGYAGRGNVASITVTPGRVTAYVQGSRARPYRAEIRMRTLGDDEWEELLDAAAARPDHIAALLDKDVPHTLAAAADLLPAPGDLVPDCSCPDDGYPCKHAAALCYRTAAILDEDPFVLFLMRGRGEREILSALARRNAGRSVAERAPSAAPTPGVSARDAVRTAGRPPLPPPFPPPARPGRPPAYPGAPGAPDPFALDLLATEAAARAHALLTTGTDPVAGLTPWQDAVRLAAAHPGSGLTASTRALYRDLAAATDRTPTDLARAVAAWRQGGEAALRVLEEPWDPPAGPFDRARPALAAAGLPPFRPWRNQLSAPALQLRLGRDGLWYGYESDTGREDWWPRGSPDADPVGALTTLMAR, translated from the coding sequence ATGACGCCCCGCCCCGGCGGGCCCCGCCGTTCCGCCCTCCGGGCCCACCCGTCGCACGACGACCTGCGCCGCACCTTCTCCGCCGCCGAGCTCGCCGGCGACCTGCCGCCCGCCACCTGGTGGGGCCACGCCTGGGTCGAGGCCCTGGAGGACACCGCCCTCGACCCGGCCCGCCTCGAACGCGGCCGCGGCTACGCGGGACGCGGCAACGTCGCGTCGATCACCGTGACACCCGGCAGGGTCACGGCCTATGTGCAGGGCAGCCGGGCGCGCCCGTACCGCGCCGAGATCCGCATGCGCACCCTCGGCGACGACGAGTGGGAGGAACTCCTCGACGCCGCGGCGGCCCGCCCCGACCACATCGCCGCACTGCTCGACAAGGACGTCCCGCACACCCTGGCCGCTGCCGCCGACCTGCTCCCCGCCCCGGGCGACCTCGTCCCGGACTGCTCCTGTCCCGACGACGGCTACCCGTGCAAGCACGCCGCGGCGCTCTGCTACCGCACGGCCGCGATCCTCGACGAGGATCCGTTCGTCCTGTTCCTGATGCGCGGCCGGGGGGAGCGCGAGATCCTCTCGGCCCTCGCCCGCCGCAACGCGGGCCGGTCCGTCGCGGAGCGCGCTCCCTCCGCGGCCCCGACACCCGGCGTCTCCGCACGCGATGCCGTCCGTACGGCCGGCCGGCCGCCGCTGCCCCCGCCGTTCCCGCCGCCCGCCCGGCCGGGCCGCCCACCCGCCTACCCCGGCGCGCCCGGAGCTCCCGACCCCTTCGCGCTCGACCTCCTCGCCACCGAGGCCGCCGCCCGCGCCCACGCCCTGCTCACCACCGGCACCGACCCGGTCGCCGGACTGACCCCCTGGCAGGACGCCGTCCGCCTGGCCGCCGCGCACCCGGGCTCGGGACTGACCGCCTCCACCCGTGCCCTGTACCGCGACCTCGCCGCGGCGACGGACCGCACGCCCACGGATCTGGCCCGGGCCGTGGCCGCCTGGCGCCAGGGCGGCGAGGCCGCCCTGCGCGTGCTGGAGGAGCCGTGGGACCCGCCGGCCGGCCCCTTCGACCGTGCCCGCCCCGCCCTCGCCGCCGCCGGTCTGCCGCCCTTCCGGCCCTGGCGCAACCAGCTCTCCGCGCCGGCGCTCCAGCTCCGCCTC